A window from Erythrolamprus reginae isolate rEryReg1 chromosome 9, rEryReg1.hap1, whole genome shotgun sequence encodes these proteins:
- the LOC139172511 gene encoding C-signal-like, whose protein sequence is MFQVARNILVTGTNQGIGFGLVKELVKLNPPPGHIFAACLNPPGPESTALQNFASQHNNTHIIQLDVTNVSSIRRAASEVESHLKGQGLNLLINNAGRNSQAYFLENVNQEDMLLSYKTNTVGPLLMVKEFLPLLKKAAKETTKDKVGSPKAVVVNMSTIISSIGHGFDPSLTEIPPLYQYRASKTALNMVNACLAVELKKDGISSVLLYPGWVKTDMGLELAPMTVEESTKGLVKVIAGLDSSSSGTFLTWEGNKIVW, encoded by the exons ATGTTTCAAGTAGCTCGGAACATCCTGGTAACCGGAACCAACCAGGGAATTGGATTTGGACTGGTGAAAGAGCTGGTGAAATTGAACCCTCCTCCTGGTCATATTTTTGCAGCCTGTCTGAACCCTCCTGGACCTGAATCAACG GCTTTGCAGAATTTTGCTAGTCAGCATAACAACACTCACATCATTCAATTAG ATGTGACAAACGTGTCCAGCATAAGGCGGGCGGCATCAGAAGTGGAATCCCATCTGAAAGGACAAGGGCTCAATCTGCTAATCAACAATGCTGGCAGAAATTCCCAAGCCTATTTCCTGGAAAACGTCAATCAGGAAGATATGCTATTGTCATACAAGAccaatacagtgggacctctccTAATGGTCAAG GAATTCCTACCTCTCCTGAAGAAGGCTGCCAAGGAGACCACAAAAGACAAAGTGGGGAGCCCCAAGGCAGTTGTCGTCAACATGTCTACTATCATTAGTTCCATTGGGCACGGTTTTGATCCCTCCCTAACAGAGATTCCTCCATTGTACCAATATCGTGCCAGCAAG ACAGCGTTGAATATGGTCAATGCCTGCCTTGCAGTCGAACTGAAAAAAGATGGAATTTCATCTGTTCTGCTCTATCCTGGATGGGTGAAAACTGACATGGGCTTAGAACTG GCTCCTATGACAGTGGAGGAGAGTACTAAGGGTTTGGTGAAGGTGATTGCCGGCTTAGATTCCTCGTCATCTGGAACTTTTCTGACTTGGGAGGGGAATAAAATAGTCTGGTGA